In Candidatus Neomarinimicrobiota bacterium, the genomic window AATTTGTTGATGATGACGAGCCCTGAACCAATCTTGAGGGCCAGCTCCACCGACTCAGTCAGACGCTCCTTGCCGAATGATCCTTTGGACATATCACTTTCCAGCACTATTCTGTCCACAACCACCTCAATGCTATGTTTCTTGTTCTTGTGCAGGATGATGCGCTTAGAAAGATCCCTGATCCGTCCATCCACGCGGACACGTATAAAACCTTCCCGGGCAATTTCCCTGAACACTTCCTTAAACTGTCCCTTGCGACCCCGGACAACTGGTGCCAGCACCTGAAGCCTCGACCCCTTAGGAAACTTCAACACGGCATCAACGATTTGCTGCACTGTCTGCCGCTGGATGGGATCACCGCATTTCCAGCAGTAGGGCGTTCCCACGCGGGCATAAAGAAGGCGGAGATAATCGTGAATTTCTGTAACCGTCCCTACGGTGGAGCGAGGATTCCTCGAGGCCGCCTTCTGTTCGATTGAGATGGCTGGAGATAGCCCCTCAATGTAGTCCACATCGGGCTTCTCCATGAGACTGAGAAACTGGCGTGCGTAGGCGGAAAGGGATTCCACGTAACGGCGCTGTCCCTCCGCGTATATGGTATCGAAGGCAAGAGATGATTTCCCCGAGCCTGACAGACCGGTAACCACCACCAGTTGATTGCGCGGGATCTCAACCTTAATATTTTTAAGATTGTGCTCGCGGGCACCGCGAACAACAATATTTTCCGTAGGAGCCGCCATTTTAAACCATCAGGAAAGTTATTTCTACTCTGGAATGTTTCAAAAAGGAATCTGGAGAATTCCTGTTACAAAAGACACGGGGCTCATCCTTCCATGAGAGGCCCCGCGACACAGACTGCCGGTGATGGATTACGCCACCACTACGGATTCAGACTTTCTTCACTCTCTCCGCCTGACTGGCGTAACCTCCAGCTCAACTTCTTCGCCGTCGCGCCTCACTACGACAGGAACTGCCTTATCCGGTTTAAGCTCCTGAAGGGCGTACATATAGTCGTAAATACTTTGCACCTCTTTGCCCCCCAGCATGATGATGATATCATCAGCTTGCAGTCCTCCTTTATCGGCCGGGCTCCCTTCTCTCACGCCAGAAAGCAGCATTCCATCAACATCCGTGCCGGCATAGTCCGGGATAGTCCCCAGGGATACAGCGAATCCTCCGCGGGTCGGCTGTTCCTGTTTCACTTTCACGAAATCCGGCCGGGTCGGCTCACTGGCCAGTTCCCCGATAAGCTCGGCCGCCAGTCGGACAATTCTTTCTTCACCAGCTACATTGATGAACTCCCAGTCATCGGACGGCCGGTGATAATTCTCATGCGTTCCGGTGAAGAGGAACAGGACAGGAATATCCTTGAGATAGAACGACTGATGGTCGCTCGATCCGTAGCCCGCATCGTCAAACTTGGGTGAAAGATTAAACTGTCCTGTCTTTTGCGCCACCATCTCCTTCCAGACGGAAGAGGTGCCCGCACCGCCGACCACCAGTGTCGTATCTTTCAGCCGGCCTATCATGTCCATGTTGATCATCGCCACTACATTTTCCAGCACGAAAGGAGGATCGTCCACCAGTGCCGCAGATCCCAGAAGACCCAGCTCTTCCGCCCCAAAAGCAATGAAAATGATGCTCCGTTTCTGAGGATGTTCACTGAACCACTGTGCCAGTTCGAGAAGGCCCGCCGTGCCGGATGCATTGTCATCAGCTCCATTGTGAACGGCTACCGTGTCAGGAGCAAGGGAACCTTCTCCTCCCCAGCCGAGATGATCGTAATGGGCGCCTACCACGACATACTCGTTGGCCAGATCAGGATCGATCCCTGCCACAACGCCCACGAGGTTGACAGATTGTGCCGCCACTTTTTCTACTGACGCCGCCATCTGGACGGATGCAGGGATATCGAACGAAAATGGCGTCTGATCCTTATTGATTCTCTTCTGAACCTCTGCCAAGTCGTGCCCCGCCAGACTGATCAATTCTCCGGCCCGCCTTTGGGTAATCATCACCACAGGAATTCCGGAATCAGCGAAACTCTGATCGTAGCGCAGTTTCATGAGATAGTCTTCATCTGGGTCATCTTCCGGGCCGGTGACAAAGATAATGGCTGAGGCACCGTTTTCTCTTGCGGTCATCGCCTTATAACGAAGTGCAGCGAAACGACTGAAATCACCGTGTGGATTCGTCCCGTCGGGGGAGTGACGTAGTATTACCACTACCTTACCGTTGATGTCGATGCCATCATAATCGTGGTAGTCCGGTTTATCCGAGTCTATCCCGTAACCGGCGAAGACGAGTCTGCCCTCAGCCGATTCGGAGGCGGAAAACCCCACGGGTCGGTAGTCCTTGTGAAGCTTAAGATTGTATGTGCCATCAACGGATTCCACCTCAAGACGATTTCGCCTTCCCAGCTTGACCCCTGAGATGAATTCAAATGAATGACGAAAGGAACGAGGGGAATCTCCCATCGGTCTGAGACCATAAGAGCGAAACTCCCGTGTGATATAGCGGGCGGTCTTTTTGTCACCTCTAGTCCCCGCTCTGCGGCCTTCCAGTTTGTTGGAAGCCAAGTATTTCACATGCTTCAGTATCTCTTCTGCTGTGATTTCTGTTTCGCCGATGGTGCCCCATGCCGCTCCAGCGAGCGTACATCCAGACAGCACCAATAGAACACTTCTATACAGTTTCATCAGTTTCTCCGGCTTTACTTACGGCTTTGTGCATCAATTCAGGATAGTTAGATATGATTCCGTCTGCCCCTTTTCGCAGCAGCCATTCCATAGCTGGCTGACTGTTCACAGTCCACGCGTTGATTTTCATCCCTTTACGGTTGGTAAATGTCAGTGTATAATCATCCAACAAGTGCGCTTCCAGATTAAGCATGTCTGGATGAACGAGGTTGATGAATCTCGGCTTTCGCAGAATCTTCGGTACAGTGTTATCGTCCGTCCAAATATATGCGGTTGGAACACGACTATTCAACCTCTTCATCCAGCCAATTACCAGCGGATGAAAACTTGAGACCATTACCCGCCCATACAGGTTTCTGCGCTGAATGATGTCAGCCACGTATCTGACGGTTCCAAGATCCAGCGCCCCAGCAGCTTTAATCTCTATGTTCAGCAGAACATCATCCGGGACGGCTTCAACAGCCTCCTCCAGTAACGGTATCTTTGAGGGGGAGAACTGAGGGAACTTTTTCCCGGCATCAATCCTCCTTAGTTCATCGAGAGTCATTTCATGGATATATCCGAAGCCGTCCGTCTCCCGCTCCAGATCGTGATTGTGGGAACAGACAACGAATCCATCTTTCGTGGTCACCACATCCATCTCGATAGCTTTGAGTCCTACTCTTACTGCCTGTTTATAAGATGGTAACGTGTTTTCCGGTGCATTCTTCGGTGAGCCACGATGGCCCATCTTGAGTGGACCGTTGGCGTAGAAATGACTCACATCCATCGGTTGCCAGAAGAAGAGGTGTTTGATCACCACAGCAGTGATAAAGATGATAATGAGCGCTACCGAAGCCACGGTTCTTCTTACTGTACCGGATTAATTACCAAATGACGTAATCCCATATCCCTCACCTGCTCGTCACCGTAATAAGTTGTTCGATATTGGCCGTTGATGTAAAGCTCTGCCTGATCGGCGTAGTGAGGACTCTTGGGTAGTCCCGACTGGCCTGTGGGGAGAATAAACCGTGTCCTGTCAAAATTTGAAAAATCGACGATGCGGCGGAAGGAAGCCCCCACAATCTGATCAAAGGGCGCTGACATTTTGTACTCACCGTTGTTGATCGTAGTGCTGGAGCCGCCGCTGGGGAACGGTCCGACGTTGAAATCGAACAGTCCATCAAGAAATCCGCTTATATTGCCGATGGTATGAGGGTGCGAAAGTGTATGAATTTTGCCCCACGCCCAGCTGTGCGGAGATGGGCCCAGCAGACTTTCCACTTCTCGCACGCCTTCTTCTAATGACTGCCGCAGTATTTCATTCAGCAATTCCTCGTGACCCGTCGTCTCCACGTTGTCCACCCAAGATGAGCCTCCACGCTCCAGAACAGTTTTCAGATTACGCATGGAAAGACTCCAGTTGCCGGCAGCCCCCACGGGGCCGATCCACCCCGTGAAAAAGCGATCACCCATGAGAGACATTTCATCGGCATAGATATTTTCCATAAGTTTCAACTGCGCACAGCTGAATAGGGTGGCGGCCGTAGACTCGATATCAAAACTTCCATCCCAATCTCTCAGCAATTCTATAGCGTGGTTGAGATTAGTATCGTTACCAAGAGATTCTGCCTGGTAGGCACCGACAAAGTGCTGCGCTGTCTCTCGCGCGTAAGGTGAGACTACATCCAGTTGTGTCCCAGCCACATCGTCCGGTGATATCTTATCCAGGCTCCCCAACCGTTCAGCGATCCGCTCATAGCGGGACGGATGTATCCAGAGATTCGAGACATAATAGCTGTCGTTGCTGATGGTCTGGTGATTAGCCGTAATGATCAGCCCGTCCGGTGGGTTAAACTTATAGGGAAGTTCCTCATACGGTACGAATCCTTGCCAGTCCCATTCTGACGATTCGCCCGGCAGAGGAACCAGCGCTTCGGCTCCCTTCCGCGTGGGGATCCACACCATAGGCCGCCAGCCAATATTCCCTTCCACATCAGCATAGACTACATTCTGGCCCGGCGCCGCAAAGGTCTTCGTCGCCTCTGTGAACTCATCCCAGTTCGACATCAGATTGAGCTTCATGAGCGCCGTAATTTCATCAGTTACTTCATGGCCTACCCAGCGGAAAGCAAGCACTTGAGGACTTTCCTTCAACAGATAGTGGATATCTGAAATGATTGGGCCGTGATGGGTCTGCCGGATAACAATAGTGGTGTCGGCTGCGCCTTTTACTGCAATCGTCTCTTTCCTCCCTTCGATATCCCTCCATTCACCGTCATACAGATATTGGTTCGGATCCTGGGGATTGATGGTCTCCAGATAGAAATCGACATCGTCTGTCATTAGATTGGTAAATCCCCAGGCACAAGAATTATTCTGCCCCAAGACCACCAGCGGAATCCCGGTAAGGCAGGCGCCGCTTACGTTGAACCGTCCGCCCACCAGATGCATCTCGTACCATTTGGCCGGCTGTGAAAACTCAAGGTGTGGATCATTTGCCAGAATGGGCTTTCCAGAAACCGTCCGCTCGCCGCCAATCACCCAATTGTTGGAACCGAGGTGTCCCCCACGCATCCCATTCAGTTTTCGAATTCCAGCATCTGCAACGGACATCATCTCCCACAAGGAACGAAAATCGAATGCCGATGGAGGAAGTGCATCACTAGCTTCATCAGACACAAACGGCCGCAGCTCCTTCATTTTGTCATCACCGAACATGTAGCGTATCTGTCCGTAGAGAATCTCCGGATACCACGACTGATTCAAGAAGTATGCCATAAGCTTGCCGTAGCCTGTGGCGTGCTTCGCTTCCCAGCGGATGGGCTTTATTCCTAGAAGTTTGAATTCAACTGGCAGATCAGAGCCGACATCATCAATGTATCGATTGACGCCAGCAACACTGGCATCCACAAGATCGCGCGTCTGCGGCGCCATATTCTCAACCGCAAGTTTTGCAGCCTTTGCAATCCCCCACGTGCGCAGGAAGATATCATTCTCCAGCTGGCTCTTGCCGAATAGCTCAGAAAGTCTCCCCTCCACGGTGGCGGCGGTGACAGTCATCTGGAAGAGCCGCTCCCGGGCCATAATATAGCCGGCGGCAAAGAACAGATCCTGTTCATTGGCAGCATAAATGTGGGGGACAGCATATTCATCGAAGAAGACTTCAACCGGTTCCTGCAGTCCTTTCAGCGTCAGTTCTCCTTCATATTCCGGCAGAGGGTAGTCAAGATAAAGCCGCGCAAATACCAGCATTATCACAACAATGACAAGAAGAATCAGGCCGGTTCTCTTCACCAGTTTCATTCTATACTTCCCTGTCGATTGCTTGCACCATGGCAATTCCGTAATCTACTGTCCGTTCTATAACAGGCCACTCAATATTCTCAATTGTATCAGTATACCAGTGCCAATTGGGAATCCGGTTGTTCTCATCCAAGGCGATGAAGGTCATTGTCTTCACCTTCTGTTGCAGAAGCGCCAGCGCATCGAAGTAGGCGAGTGTATAGCGCAACGGCTTTACATCGGAAAAACGGCTTTCAGCCACACTCGCCGCTTTAGCCACCAGC contains:
- a CDS encoding M28 family peptidase, which gives rise to MKLYRSVLLVLSGCTLAGAAWGTIGETEITAEEILKHVKYLASNKLEGRRAGTRGDKKTARYITREFRSYGLRPMGDSPRSFRHSFEFISGVKLGRRNRLEVESVDGTYNLKLHKDYRPVGFSASESAEGRLVFAGYGIDSDKPDYHDYDGIDINGKVVVILRHSPDGTNPHGDFSRFAALRYKAMTARENGASAIIFVTGPEDDPDEDYLMKLRYDQSFADSGIPVVMITQRRAGELISLAGHDLAEVQKRINKDQTPFSFDIPASVQMAASVEKVAAQSVNLVGVVAGIDPDLANEYVVVGAHYDHLGWGGEGSLAPDTVAVHNGADDNASGTAGLLELAQWFSEHPQKRSIIFIAFGAEELGLLGSAALVDDPPFVLENVVAMINMDMIGRLKDTTLVVGGAGTSSVWKEMVAQKTGQFNLSPKFDDAGYGSSDHQSFYLKDIPVLFLFTGTHENYHRPSDDWEFINVAGEERIVRLAAELIGELASEPTRPDFVKVKQEQPTRGGFAVSLGTIPDYAGTDVDGMLLSGVREGSPADKGGLQADDIIIMLGGKEVQSIYDYMYALQELKPDKAVPVVVRRDGEEVELEVTPVRRRE
- a CDS encoding glycerophosphodiester phosphodiesterase family protein, with product MASVALIIIFITAVVIKHLFFWQPMDVSHFYANGPLKMGHRGSPKNAPENTLPSYKQAVRVGLKAIEMDVVTTKDGFVVCSHNHDLERETDGFGYIHEMTLDELRRIDAGKKFPQFSPSKIPLLEEAVEAVPDDVLLNIEIKAAGALDLGTVRYVADIIQRRNLYGRVMVSSFHPLVIGWMKRLNSRVPTAYIWTDDNTVPKILRKPRFINLVHPDMLNLEAHLLDDYTLTFTNRKGMKINAWTVNSQPAMEWLLRKGADGIISNYPELMHKAVSKAGETDETV
- a CDS encoding penicillin acylase family protein; translated protein: MKLVKRTGLILLVIVVIMLVFARLYLDYPLPEYEGELTLKGLQEPVEVFFDEYAVPHIYAANEQDLFFAAGYIMARERLFQMTVTAATVEGRLSELFGKSQLENDIFLRTWGIAKAAKLAVENMAPQTRDLVDASVAGVNRYIDDVGSDLPVEFKLLGIKPIRWEAKHATGYGKLMAYFLNQSWYPEILYGQIRYMFGDDKMKELRPFVSDEASDALPPSAFDFRSLWEMMSVADAGIRKLNGMRGGHLGSNNWVIGGERTVSGKPILANDPHLEFSQPAKWYEMHLVGGRFNVSGACLTGIPLVVLGQNNSCAWGFTNLMTDDVDFYLETINPQDPNQYLYDGEWRDIEGRKETIAVKGAADTTIVIRQTHHGPIISDIHYLLKESPQVLAFRWVGHEVTDEITALMKLNLMSNWDEFTEATKTFAAPGQNVVYADVEGNIGWRPMVWIPTRKGAEALVPLPGESSEWDWQGFVPYEELPYKFNPPDGLIITANHQTISNDSYYVSNLWIHPSRYERIAERLGSLDKISPDDVAGTQLDVVSPYARETAQHFVGAYQAESLGNDTNLNHAIELLRDWDGSFDIESTAATLFSCAQLKLMENIYADEMSLMGDRFFTGWIGPVGAAGNWSLSMRNLKTVLERGGSSWVDNVETTGHEELLNEILRQSLEEGVREVESLLGPSPHSWAWGKIHTLSHPHTIGNISGFLDGLFDFNVGPFPSGGSSTTINNGEYKMSAPFDQIVGASFRRIVDFSNFDRTRFILPTGQSGLPKSPHYADQAELYINGQYRTTYYGDEQVRDMGLRHLVINPVQ